From one Bacillus sp. FJAT-42376 genomic stretch:
- a CDS encoding phage holin family protein, whose product MSKDAEVMTLYSFSMTFLTFLLGEIEQMMYVLFALMVIEFLSFTISKAISGQASIRAIGIQLLKKALILIMVAVANLLDKVIPIGISIRDFTVIFYIFYELLYIITNVSSSGLPVPQIVRDALDLLKSKVKK is encoded by the coding sequence ATGAGCAAGGATGCAGAAGTGATGACGCTATATTCATTTAGCATGACTTTTCTGACATTTTTACTCGGTGAGATAGAACAGATGATGTATGTCCTGTTTGCCTTGATGGTCATTGAGTTTCTCAGTTTTACTATATCGAAAGCCATAAGCGGCCAGGCTTCAATACGGGCGATCGGGATTCAGCTGTTAAAAAAGGCTCTGATCCTAATAATGGTGGCAGTCGCCAATTTGTTGGACAAGGTCATACCAATCGGGATTTCCATCAGAGATTTCACCGTTATCTTTTATATTTTTTACGAATTGCTCTATATTATTACAAATGTCAGCAGTTCTGGCTTACCTGTTCCCCAAATAGTAAGAGACGCCCTGGATTTACTGAAAAGCAAGGTGAAAAAATAA
- a CDS encoding MarR family transcriptional regulator, with protein MKTTETDWLEQVQKKTIRFKRKYSLLVKENLEPSGITPFQLQILWILQRNSGMGTTQLAEKLSVKPSAVTMGSNQLCKMGLLNRVHSETDRRQIRLDLTVQGKKRLEEAMDLHTELASEVFSCFSETERDTLFQLMDKLEQNIC; from the coding sequence ATGAAGACGACAGAGACGGATTGGCTGGAGCAGGTTCAAAAAAAGACCATTCGATTTAAGAGGAAATATTCGCTTCTTGTAAAGGAGAATCTGGAGCCGTCAGGAATCACTCCTTTCCAGCTCCAGATATTATGGATCCTGCAAAGGAATAGCGGTATGGGGACTACACAGCTTGCAGAAAAGCTAAGTGTGAAGCCGAGTGCTGTTACAATGGGATCCAACCAGCTCTGCAAAATGGGATTACTGAACCGGGTTCATTCAGAAACGGACCGCCGTCAAATCCGGCTTGATCTGACTGTGCAGGGAAAGAAACGGCTGGAAGAAGCCATGGATCTGCATACGGAGCTTGCTTCAGAAGTGTTTTCATGTTTTTCAGAAACGGAACGGGATACACTGTTTCAATTAATGGATAAACTTGAGCAGAACATCTGCTGA
- a CDS encoding ABC transporter ATP-binding protein encodes MTFLSIQNLSHSYFTKDTIATALDDISLTAEEGEFISFLGPSGCGKTTLLTIIAGLLAPTEGTVAIKDEPIERMRGKIGYMLQQDYLFPWKTIEENVLIGLKTLQKLTPESEKRTLSLLYEMGLPGVEKKYPRQLSGGMRQRAALTRTLSANPDLLLLDEPFSALDYQTKLKLEDLVHQILHDYHKTAILVTHDIGEAIAMSDRIFLFSANPGKIARMFPIPREIRELSPFAARQHPLYTELFQAIWKELDRFEKG; translated from the coding sequence ATGACGTTCCTCTCAATCCAAAACCTGTCCCACTCCTACTTCACAAAAGACACCATTGCAACAGCATTGGATGATATCAGTCTGACAGCCGAGGAAGGAGAATTTATCTCCTTTCTCGGTCCAAGCGGCTGCGGGAAAACCACATTGCTGACCATTATCGCAGGACTGCTCGCTCCAACCGAAGGGACCGTTGCCATTAAAGATGAGCCCATTGAACGGATGCGGGGGAAAATCGGCTATATGCTGCAGCAGGACTATCTTTTTCCTTGGAAAACGATTGAAGAGAATGTCCTAATCGGACTAAAAACATTGCAGAAACTCACCCCGGAATCCGAAAAAAGAACATTATCTTTGCTTTATGAAATGGGACTTCCAGGAGTTGAAAAGAAATATCCCCGGCAGCTTTCGGGGGGAATGCGCCAGCGGGCAGCATTAACCCGAACATTGTCAGCCAATCCGGACCTTTTGCTTTTAGATGAACCTTTCTCCGCATTGGATTATCAAACAAAGTTAAAGCTTGAAGACTTGGTTCATCAAATCCTTCATGATTACCATAAGACAGCCATCCTTGTAACACATGACATTGGAGAGGCCATCGCCATGAGCGACAGAATCTTCCTATTTTCGGCGAATCCGGGGAAAATCGCCAGGATGTTTCCTATTCCCCGGGAAATTCGGGAACTGTCTCCTTTTGCAGCAAGACAGCATCCGCTATATACAGAACTATTCCAGGCTATTTGGAAGGAGCTGGATCGGTTTGAAAAGGGTTAA
- a CDS encoding NAD(P)H-dependent oxidoreductase: MKICIVYDSEGGHTEALAQAIAAGAEKSGEATVYLKNVKDADVYQLPEMDAIIWGCPGHFGTISAGLKTWIDKLGYLWAEGKLINKVGAVFCTTATTHGGLEATLLNLITPMLHQGMIIAGLPGNTPENALYGSYYGAGITCPVESSEVISSSDRALGMALGERVAEVTKRMSIKQ, translated from the coding sequence ATGAAAATCTGTATCGTATATGACAGTGAAGGCGGGCATACAGAAGCTCTTGCCCAGGCAATTGCAGCTGGTGCTGAAAAATCAGGTGAGGCAACGGTATATTTGAAAAACGTCAAGGATGCGGATGTCTATCAGCTGCCTGAAATGGATGCAATCATCTGGGGATGCCCGGGCCATTTCGGTACCATCAGTGCAGGGTTAAAGACATGGATTGATAAATTGGGCTATTTGTGGGCTGAAGGAAAACTGATTAATAAGGTTGGAGCTGTTTTTTGTACAACGGCAACAACTCATGGCGGACTTGAAGCCACCCTTTTAAATTTAATTACACCGATGCTTCATCAGGGAATGATTATTGCAGGACTTCCCGGCAACACACCTGAAAATGCTTTGTATGGTTCTTACTACGGAGCAGGCATTACATGCCCGGTAGAGAGCAGTGAAGTCATTTCTTCCAGTGACCGTGCACTTGGAATGGCTCTTGGAGAACGTGTAGCAGAAGTTACGAAACGCATGTCAATAAAACAGTAG
- a CDS encoding ABC transporter permease codes for MKRVKSHLEQLHELYLDGLKREKMIIRLYQILIFAAFFSLWEISSKNNWIDPLIFSAPSKIWTLFLEKWNDGTLAANASITIFETVLGFILGTLAGTLLAALLWWSPRISKILDPYLVILNAMPKVALGPILIVAIGPGFSSIVAMGAIISVIITTIVVYTSFKAIDPNYLKVLQTFGATRFQLFKEAVLPSSFPVIISTLKVNVGLSWVGVIVGEFLVSSRGFGYMIIYGFQVFNFTLVFLSLLLIAVFATVMYQLVDWLEKRLIKHSD; via the coding sequence TTGAAAAGGGTTAAATCCCATCTTGAACAGCTTCACGAGCTGTATTTAGACGGGCTAAAACGGGAAAAAATGATTATCCGCCTCTATCAAATCCTAATATTCGCTGCTTTTTTCAGTCTTTGGGAAATCTCCAGCAAAAATAATTGGATTGATCCGCTTATCTTTAGTGCGCCCTCAAAAATATGGACGCTCTTCCTTGAAAAATGGAACGATGGAACATTGGCGGCAAATGCAAGCATCACCATTTTTGAGACCGTTCTGGGGTTTATCCTCGGTACTCTGGCTGGCACACTTCTTGCAGCCCTGCTGTGGTGGTCACCGAGAATATCAAAAATACTCGACCCTTATCTTGTCATTTTAAATGCGATGCCAAAAGTAGCGCTCGGACCTATTTTAATTGTTGCCATTGGTCCCGGCTTCTCTTCCATCGTCGCAATGGGAGCGATTATTTCGGTCATCATTACGACGATTGTGGTTTATACGTCATTTAAAGCCATTGACCCGAATTATTTAAAGGTTCTTCAAACGTTCGGGGCAACCAGGTTTCAATTGTTTAAAGAAGCCGTCCTGCCTTCCTCTTTCCCTGTCATTATTTCTACACTGAAGGTGAATGTCGGTTTGTCCTGGGTAGGGGTCATCGTTGGAGAATTCCTTGTGTCTTCCAGAGGATTCGGCTATATGATCATTTACGGGTTCCAGGTTTTTAATTTCACCCTTGTGTTCTTGAGTCTGCTGCTCATCGCTGTTTTTGCCACTGTGATGTACCAGCTTGTTGACTGGCTTGAAAAGCGGCTCATTAAACATTCCGACTAA
- the ytkD gene encoding RNA deprotection pyrophosphohydrolase, whose amino-acid sequence MYRFKDYYHNQVQLSFEKNPFSSVPKHVWVVCRYQNKWLLTDHGDRGYEFPGGKVEENETADEAAIREVKEETGGVVSTLQYMGQYRVSGKEKTIIKNIYYAAVDELIHLDDYMETKGPVLLDELPENIQADRRFSFIMKDEVLQQSLKRIIANIQD is encoded by the coding sequence ATGTATCGTTTTAAAGATTATTATCATAATCAAGTGCAGCTGTCTTTTGAAAAAAACCCATTTTCAAGCGTTCCGAAGCATGTCTGGGTAGTTTGCCGCTATCAGAATAAGTGGCTTCTTACCGATCATGGGGACCGGGGTTATGAATTCCCGGGCGGTAAAGTGGAAGAAAATGAAACAGCAGATGAAGCCGCAATAAGAGAAGTAAAAGAGGAAACGGGAGGCGTCGTGTCTACCCTTCAGTATATGGGGCAATACCGCGTTTCCGGAAAAGAAAAGACCATTATTAAAAATATTTATTATGCTGCAGTGGACGAACTGATTCATCTTGATGATTACATGGAAACGAAAGGCCCTGTTCTTCTTGATGAACTTCCTGAAAACATTCAGGCGGACAGGCGTTTCAGCTTTATTATGAAAGATGAAGTGCTGCAGCAGTCTTTGAAACGGATTATAGCAAATATACAGGACTAA
- a CDS encoding hydrolase produces MDGAGKTTYYVTVGSGEISQVSDSSAWDYRIEATDDQIIELRGYFEQQYAADWKGFFRTHVPYLPYHFDRPNDSVDQANINIYRMIYELGDDEAKQHIEEQNILTNIEDQT; encoded by the coding sequence ATGGATGGGGCTGGCAAAACCACCTATTATGTAACCGTTGGAAGCGGAGAAATATCACAGGTGTCCGATTCATCTGCATGGGATTACCGCATAGAAGCAACAGATGATCAGATTATTGAGTTAAGAGGGTATTTCGAGCAGCAGTATGCTGCTGACTGGAAAGGTTTTTTCAGAACGCACGTACCGTATTTGCCGTACCATTTTGACCGGCCGAATGATTCAGTAGACCAGGCAAATATAAATATTTATAGAATGATCTACGAACTTGGTGATGATGAAGCGAAACAGCACATTGAGGAACAGAACATTCTGACTAATATTGAAGATCAAACTTAG
- a CDS encoding DHA2 family efflux MFS transporter permease subunit, whose translation MTQHAAQKSDSGVRQHMPLLIVLMLGLFLAILNQTLLNVAIPHLITEFGVTTNTAQWLLTGYMLVNGALIPLSAYLIKRFAVRNLFLFAMFCFTLGSLICGLAGSFPVMMTGRLIQAIGGGVLAPLVMTIIVFIFPPEMRGKGMGIFGLAMMFAPAIGPTLSGFVVQNYDWHLLFNGMVPLGAIVFIIAFFQLKDINPPEKIKADFLSIFTSLAGMGLLLYGFSEAGNEGWTDPVVLSSMGIGLILLVVFTIKQLKSEKPLLDVRVFKYSIFTLSSIINIAITICLFSGMFLLPIYLQNIRGYSPLDSGLLLLPGAIVMLIMSPVSGILFDKFGPRPLGIIGMVITTVTTYEFTQLTMETTYNHILVLYMIRTFGMSFLMMPIMTAGLNQLPDRLSSHGSTMANTFRQVAGSVGISFLTTIYTNRTDFHLEEQGSQMNTADPFFAQAFSEFTQKIAQAMSMSPEEAQSQAVQLLYGKLVRESTIHGINDAFFWAAGISVIGLVLAFFLRDVRKDKKVQETSSVPKHSEEIRMLPAPKNVH comes from the coding sequence ATGACACAACATGCAGCACAGAAATCAGACAGCGGTGTCCGGCAGCATATGCCTCTTTTGATTGTTCTAATGCTCGGACTATTTCTGGCGATACTGAATCAGACGCTTCTAAATGTAGCGATCCCCCATCTCATTACAGAGTTTGGAGTGACAACAAACACAGCTCAGTGGCTGCTGACAGGATATATGCTTGTGAACGGTGCGCTCATTCCATTATCTGCTTATCTTATTAAACGATTTGCTGTAAGGAATTTATTCTTATTTGCCATGTTCTGCTTTACGCTTGGATCACTCATATGCGGATTAGCAGGAAGCTTTCCTGTCATGATGACAGGAAGACTCATTCAGGCAATTGGCGGAGGAGTATTGGCTCCTCTTGTTATGACTATTATCGTGTTTATTTTCCCTCCTGAAATGCGTGGGAAAGGAATGGGGATTTTCGGATTGGCGATGATGTTCGCACCGGCAATCGGACCGACGCTATCCGGCTTTGTTGTCCAGAATTATGATTGGCATTTGCTTTTTAACGGCATGGTTCCTCTCGGAGCCATCGTCTTTATCATTGCCTTTTTCCAATTGAAAGACATCAATCCTCCCGAGAAGATTAAAGCGGATTTCTTATCTATTTTTACATCTCTCGCCGGTATGGGATTATTGCTTTACGGGTTCAGTGAAGCAGGGAATGAAGGGTGGACCGATCCAGTGGTCCTTTCATCCATGGGAATCGGATTAATCTTGCTTGTTGTATTTACCATTAAGCAGCTTAAATCCGAAAAACCTCTTTTGGATGTGCGGGTGTTCAAATATTCGATCTTTACATTGTCAAGTATCATTAACATCGCAATTACCATTTGTCTATTTTCCGGTATGTTCCTGCTGCCGATTTATCTTCAGAATATCAGGGGCTATTCACCGCTTGACTCAGGGCTGCTTTTACTTCCCGGTGCGATCGTGATGCTTATCATGTCACCTGTCTCAGGTATTCTATTTGATAAATTTGGACCAAGACCGCTCGGTATCATCGGTATGGTTATTACAACCGTTACGACGTATGAATTTACCCAGCTTACAATGGAAACAACCTATAACCATATTCTCGTCTTGTATATGATCCGCACATTCGGGATGTCTTTCCTGATGATGCCGATTATGACAGCAGGGTTAAACCAGCTTCCGGACAGACTGAGCAGCCATGGCTCGACGATGGCAAATACGTTCAGACAGGTAGCGGGGTCGGTAGGAATTAGTTTCCTGACAACGATCTATACAAACAGAACGGATTTCCATTTGGAAGAGCAGGGAAGCCAAATGAACACAGCGGATCCATTCTTTGCACAGGCATTCAGTGAATTTACACAAAAAATTGCTCAAGCGATGAGCATGTCTCCAGAAGAAGCACAGTCACAGGCTGTCCAGCTTCTATACGGAAAACTTGTCAGAGAGTCCACCATTCATGGGATTAATGATGCATTTTTCTGGGCGGCAGGGATATCAGTCATTGGACTTGTCCTTGCGTTCTTCCTGAGAGACGTCAGGAAAGACAAAAAGGTACAGGAGACTTCTTCTGTTCCAAAGCATTCAGAAGAAATCAGGATGCTTCCCGCACCTAAAAATGTACATTGA